In the Leptospira sp. WS4.C2 genome, one interval contains:
- a CDS encoding STAS domain-containing protein has translation MIENWSDYTVESGDFKMEVLQQRFVPLPESAVYFELSGEINLYNSQVMKENLEILISKGINNIFLNFEQVSYIDSSGLGVCLGIHSRLMKQKGYIRIISPSEKVRYVLELTKLRSLLQVFPTLEQALQTD, from the coding sequence ATGATCGAAAACTGGAGTGATTACACAGTTGAGAGTGGAGACTTCAAAATGGAAGTTCTCCAACAGAGATTTGTCCCTCTCCCTGAATCAGCAGTGTATTTTGAATTGTCTGGAGAAATTAACCTCTACAATTCACAAGTCATGAAAGAAAATTTGGAAATTCTCATTTCTAAAGGGATTAACAATATATTTTTAAACTTTGAACAAGTCAGTTATATCGACAGTTCTGGCCTCGGTGTTTGTTTGGGAATTCACTCAAGACTAATGAAACAAAAAGGATACATTCGTATCATCTCACCGTCTGAAAAAGTAAGATACGTTTTGGAATTAACTAAACTTCGAAGCCTGCTCCAAGTTTTTCCCACTTTGGAACAAGCTTTACAAACTGATTAG
- the galK gene encoding galactokinase: MDSLRSKENLNRFESIFGKTKQPPRLFQAPARINIIGEHVDYLGGTVLPAAIDFAVQVYLRPNNTSAYNLHSVTYNETVELKKPLLPNPKSPWTDYIAGVIVEIEKKGHSIPGFDLLVDGNIPQGSGLSSSAALEVVTGYAINETFAFAISREEIAVIGQKAENLFVGTKCGIMDQFIIAVGKENDCISLNTDTLKYSYHHFDLGDYEFYLINSNVKHSLKDSAYNKRRSECESALIKIQTKYPNFKHLYEVNLSDLEIEDCHLTEEERKRTKHVTSERERTKQVIKGLESGNFKEVGLALFQTHWSLSQEFEVSCPETDFIVDSLQNLGVTGARMIGGGFGGCVLVLDMKNHFSKIDAVLKKSYQQKFNLALDFYKFQISDGVKEISI; encoded by the coding sequence GTGGATTCTTTAAGAAGTAAAGAAAATTTGAATCGATTTGAATCAATATTTGGAAAAACAAAACAACCCCCTCGTTTATTCCAAGCTCCCGCTAGAATCAATATAATTGGTGAACACGTTGATTATTTAGGTGGAACCGTATTGCCAGCTGCCATTGATTTTGCTGTTCAAGTCTATCTCCGTCCGAACAATACTTCGGCCTATAATTTACACTCAGTCACTTATAACGAAACCGTTGAACTTAAAAAACCCCTATTGCCGAATCCAAAATCACCATGGACCGATTATATAGCAGGTGTGATCGTCGAGATCGAAAAGAAAGGTCATTCCATTCCGGGATTTGATTTGTTAGTTGATGGAAATATCCCACAAGGATCGGGACTTTCTTCATCGGCTGCATTAGAAGTTGTGACCGGTTATGCGATTAATGAGACATTTGCATTTGCCATTTCTCGCGAAGAAATCGCAGTAATTGGTCAGAAGGCAGAAAATCTTTTTGTTGGAACGAAATGCGGAATTATGGACCAATTCATAATTGCGGTTGGCAAAGAGAATGATTGTATTTCTTTAAATACAGATACTTTAAAATATTCTTACCATCATTTTGATTTAGGCGATTATGAATTTTACCTAATCAATTCAAACGTAAAACACAGTTTGAAAGATAGCGCATACAACAAACGTAGATCAGAATGTGAGTCTGCATTGATAAAAATACAGACAAAGTATCCAAATTTTAAGCATTTGTATGAAGTTAATCTATCTGATTTGGAAATAGAGGATTGCCACCTAACAGAAGAAGAACGAAAGCGAACCAAACATGTAACTTCTGAAAGAGAAAGAACGAAACAAGTTATCAAAGGATTGGAATCAGGAAATTTTAAAGAAGTTGGTTTGGCCCTTTTCCAAACGCATTGGTCGTTATCACAAGAATTTGAAGTGTCTTGTCCCGAAACAGATTTCATTGTTGATTCTTTGCAAAACCTGGGAGTCACTGGTGCCAGGATGATAGGTGGTGGCTTTGGTGGATGCGTACTCGTACTAGATATGAAGAACCATTTTTCTAAAATCGATGCAGTTTTAAAAAAAAGTTATCAACAAAAATTTAACCTTGCTTTAGACTTCTACAAGTTTCAAATTTCGGACGGGGTAAAGGAAATTTCAATATGA
- a CDS encoding glucose-6-phosphate isomerase, whose amino-acid sequence MSNLKISDRFVKSFLTETLIQKELENAEKARQTLLQKTGQGHEFLGWVDLPSQVSSEDLQKIRAAAETIQSHSQYLVVVGIGGSYLGARAVIEALTPEFSAPETQKKAVKIIYAGHHLDADYHSRLLAFLENKEFSVNVISKSGTTTEPAIAFRLLLSLLERKYGRENVKNRVFATTDKQKGALKQLAEEYGFPTFVIPDDVGGRYSVLTPVGLLPIAAAGFSINKLIDGAKQMEAELKMKSAFDGNIATTYAAIRNSLYAKGKKIEIFVSYTPAMSFVAEWWKQLFGESEGKTGKGIFPASVQFTTDLHSMGQYIQDGERILMETAIKLESPKQDVYLTEKTDDRDGLNYLAGKKLSEVNQSAMLGTLIAHKDGGVPCLEITLPVLNEETIGELLYFFEFACGVSGYMLGVNPFDQPGVEDYKNNMFALLGKKGYEKRKEEILSHI is encoded by the coding sequence ATGTCGAACCTAAAAATTTCGGATCGATTTGTGAAATCTTTTCTTACTGAAACTTTGATTCAGAAAGAATTGGAAAACGCCGAAAAAGCCCGACAAACTCTCCTCCAAAAAACAGGCCAAGGGCATGAGTTTTTAGGTTGGGTGGACTTACCAAGTCAGGTTAGTTCGGAAGACCTCCAAAAGATTCGAGCAGCTGCAGAAACGATTCAATCACATTCGCAGTATTTGGTAGTAGTTGGGATAGGTGGAAGTTATTTGGGAGCCAGGGCTGTCATTGAAGCCTTAACGCCCGAATTTAGCGCGCCTGAAACTCAAAAGAAGGCTGTAAAAATCATTTATGCAGGTCATCATTTAGATGCAGATTATCATTCACGATTACTGGCGTTCTTAGAAAACAAAGAGTTTTCGGTGAATGTGATTTCTAAATCTGGAACAACAACAGAGCCAGCTATCGCCTTTCGGTTGTTACTTTCTCTTTTGGAACGTAAATATGGAAGAGAGAATGTCAAAAATCGAGTTTTTGCTACGACTGATAAACAAAAAGGGGCACTCAAACAGTTAGCTGAAGAATATGGATTTCCAACTTTTGTGATTCCTGATGATGTGGGTGGACGATATTCAGTTCTGACTCCGGTCGGATTATTACCCATCGCTGCCGCAGGTTTTAGTATAAACAAACTAATCGATGGGGCAAAACAAATGGAAGCAGAATTAAAAATGAAATCTGCTTTTGATGGAAACATCGCAACTACTTATGCAGCCATCAGAAATTCCCTTTATGCAAAAGGTAAAAAGATTGAAATTTTTGTTAGTTATACACCGGCTATGTCGTTTGTAGCTGAATGGTGGAAACAGTTGTTTGGTGAAAGTGAAGGTAAAACAGGAAAGGGAATCTTTCCTGCGTCGGTTCAATTCACGACGGACCTTCATTCGATGGGGCAATACATCCAAGATGGGGAAAGAATACTAATGGAAACTGCAATCAAATTAGAGTCACCAAAACAGGATGTTTATTTAACTGAAAAAACGGATGATCGAGATGGATTAAATTATTTGGCAGGGAAAAAACTTTCTGAGGTAAACCAAAGTGCTATGTTAGGAACACTCATTGCTCATAAAGATGGTGGTGTGCCTTGTTTGGAAATTACTTTGCCTGTGTTAAATGAAGAAACCATCGGGGAACTATTATATTTTTTTGAATTTGCTTGTGGTGTGTCTGGTTATATGTTAGGTGTGAATCCTTTTGACCAACCAGGTGTCGAAGACTATAAAAATAATATGTTTGCTTTACTTGGAAAAAAAGGATATGAAAAGCGAAAAGAAGAAATCCTAAGCCATATATGA
- a CDS encoding nucleotidyltransferase family protein — MNAFVLAAGFGKRMGSLTENCPKPLLKMQGITLLDYSLYLLNRWKCSKVWINTHYLGEQIRSHVQNFKQYPVEVTEEKMKILGTAGGIRTGLSEKSFSEPLLLINPDTLFFPDPTFSPKTNLPNEIKIHLYLLPAPSDQNYTKIEITKNGSLKFGTGSYYYIGLAILNPNCLAHLEKDNYYDLSDIFKECAERGEITGEVFSGTVLDLGTKELWDAYAQKNIFGTDFSKIQTFLNSSYMA; from the coding sequence ATGAATGCTTTTGTTTTGGCTGCCGGGTTTGGCAAACGAATGGGGTCTCTTACCGAAAATTGCCCAAAACCATTGCTAAAGATGCAAGGAATTACTCTACTTGATTACAGCCTATATTTACTCAATCGTTGGAAATGCTCGAAAGTTTGGATCAACACACACTACTTAGGTGAACAAATCAGAAGCCATGTTCAAAATTTCAAACAGTATCCCGTTGAGGTTACAGAAGAAAAAATGAAAATATTGGGAACGGCGGGCGGAATTCGAACAGGATTGTCAGAAAAATCTTTTTCAGAACCTCTTTTACTGATCAATCCAGATACTTTATTTTTCCCAGATCCAACTTTTTCGCCTAAGACCAATTTGCCAAATGAAATCAAAATCCACTTATACTTACTCCCGGCTCCTTCCGATCAGAACTATACAAAAATCGAGATAACTAAAAATGGATCCCTGAAATTTGGTACTGGAAGTTATTACTATATTGGTCTTGCAATTCTAAATCCAAACTGCCTCGCTCATTTAGAAAAAGACAACTACTACGATCTTTCTGATATCTTTAAGGAATGTGCAGAACGGGGAGAGATTACCGGAGAAGTATTCTCCGGTACTGTTCTCGATTTAGGAACAAAGGAACTTTGGGATGCCTATGCGCAAAAGAATATTTTTGGAACTGATTTTTCGAAAATCCAAACGTTCCTTAATTCCTCATATATGGCTTAG
- a CDS encoding phosphotransferase, which yields MYPGLNDSQLELILSRFGKDSKITSLQEEASTRRYFRITDSRETEVVVCVDEVVNEDFITISEFLNANEIHVPRILDVNREFGLTFMSFEGLNDFSSYNLNDYKEKFPILIDLILKLQSLDPPPLVKMRKFDTEKLSFETNLTLEKFEGFRKKFQIKTEFSNEANAFIEETVGYLNKYPINVFTHRDFHCRNILISPNPSYSLIDFQDARMGVPQYDLASILYDAYYPLPREFRSLMLKSFQKRNVDQTKKFNDTFYLQALQRSFKALGTYFRMVTDHGKDKFKPSIVSCLNQLEEIIQLGMFADSLFIFVRSLREELSLHKDFRKL from the coding sequence GTGTATCCAGGACTCAATGACTCGCAATTAGAATTGATTCTTTCCCGTTTTGGTAAAGATAGCAAAATAACATCGTTACAAGAAGAAGCATCGACAAGACGTTACTTTCGTATTACTGATTCGCGAGAGACAGAAGTTGTGGTCTGCGTAGATGAAGTAGTAAACGAAGATTTTATCACAATCTCCGAATTTCTAAATGCTAATGAAATTCATGTTCCGAGAATTCTAGATGTAAATAGGGAATTCGGACTCACATTTATGAGTTTTGAGGGTTTGAATGATTTTAGTTCTTACAATCTTAATGACTACAAAGAGAAGTTTCCTATACTGATTGATTTAATTCTAAAACTTCAATCACTCGATCCACCTCCGCTTGTAAAAATGCGAAAATTTGATACTGAAAAATTAAGTTTTGAAACTAACCTAACATTGGAGAAATTCGAAGGATTTCGCAAAAAATTTCAAATAAAAACTGAATTTTCCAATGAAGCAAATGCATTTATCGAAGAAACAGTTGGTTATTTAAACAAATATCCTATAAATGTATTTACCCATAGAGATTTTCATTGTCGTAATATTTTAATTTCACCTAACCCAAGCTATTCGCTGATTGATTTTCAAGATGCACGTATGGGTGTTCCGCAATACGACCTTGCTTCTATTTTATATGATGCTTATTATCCCTTACCTAGGGAGTTTCGTTCTTTAATGCTAAAGTCCTTCCAAAAAAGAAATGTTGACCAAACAAAAAAATTTAATGATACATTCTATCTTCAGGCTTTACAAAGATCTTTCAAAGCACTAGGTACATATTTTCGAATGGTAACTGATCACGGAAAAGATAAATTTAAACCATCTATTGTTTCCTGTTTAAATCAATTAGAAGAAATCATCCAGTTAGGAATGTTCGCCGATTCATTGTTTATTTTTGTTAGAAGTTTACGAGAGGAACTCAGTCTTCATAAGGATTTTAGAAAACTATGA
- a CDS encoding response regulator, giving the protein MDKILIVDDEEDIRIALKRVLAREGYQIELAESATEAIQRISAGETFSVVISDILMSGMSGIDFTKFVAESHINLPVILITGNPNLSSAESAIRYHAFEYISKPVDRTQILSVVKRALEVKNQKDSDLEKLMLSEKLEKALRTQNLDLNRQNAAILNATSDAVITIDSKLTIVSANKASFEMFRFRTPLDLIGQSVKILFTENKMQKYMAQVSRVLSEEENKSTLQLSDVTLLRSDLSTFLADIAICSYSLDGDTYYTGVIRDVTQKKIMVEQLIHSERRAFLSVVAASIGHEINNSLTAIQGFVEMASRENADTILKDRALKVTLNQTEKLRALTSNLLQLGKSLKSNNEQSKILNLNKEISSVLQVFKETAKLKYCQIKREESSEEIPIRMNPDQFALLLSNILLNAADATNNIGTIEIETYQDQKNSHLIVSDDGDGMSPETLEKIYEPYYTTKELGKGTGLGMFVVKQIVDNFEIRLEIQSFAGKGSKFHFIFPKVSER; this is encoded by the coding sequence ATGGATAAGATTTTAATAGTAGATGATGAAGAAGATATTCGTATCGCCTTAAAAAGAGTTCTCGCTCGCGAAGGTTATCAAATCGAACTCGCTGAGTCAGCCACTGAAGCCATTCAAAGAATCTCTGCTGGGGAGACTTTTTCTGTAGTAATTTCTGATATTCTAATGTCTGGAATGTCTGGCATTGATTTTACAAAATTCGTTGCAGAAAGTCATATTAATTTGCCCGTCATTCTAATTACAGGAAATCCCAATCTTTCCTCTGCTGAATCTGCCATTCGTTACCATGCATTTGAATATATTTCCAAACCTGTAGATAGAACCCAGATTTTATCAGTTGTTAAGCGAGCTTTAGAAGTCAAAAACCAAAAAGATTCCGATTTAGAAAAATTAATGTTATCGGAAAAACTGGAAAAAGCTCTCCGTACTCAAAATTTAGATTTAAACCGCCAGAACGCCGCCATCTTAAATGCAACTTCTGATGCTGTAATTACAATAGATTCAAAATTAACAATTGTTTCTGCGAATAAAGCGAGCTTTGAAATGTTTCGGTTTCGCACACCTTTAGATCTGATTGGGCAATCTGTTAAAATTCTATTTACTGAAAATAAAATGCAAAAGTATATGGCCCAGGTTTCCAGAGTTTTGAGTGAAGAAGAAAATAAATCAACACTCCAACTATCTGATGTGACCTTATTACGCTCAGACCTTTCTACTTTTTTAGCGGATATCGCAATTTGTTCCTATAGTTTAGATGGAGATACATATTACACAGGTGTTATCAGAGATGTAACACAAAAAAAAATAATGGTAGAGCAACTAATCCACTCGGAACGAAGGGCATTTTTATCAGTCGTTGCAGCAAGTATTGGACATGAAATCAATAACTCTCTGACGGCCATCCAAGGGTTCGTAGAAATGGCTTCTAGAGAAAATGCTGATACTATATTAAAAGACCGAGCTTTAAAGGTAACACTGAATCAAACAGAAAAATTGAGAGCCCTAACCTCAAATTTATTACAACTTGGAAAATCATTAAAATCAAATAATGAACAATCTAAAATACTTAATTTAAACAAAGAAATTTCATCTGTCCTACAGGTATTTAAGGAAACTGCTAAATTAAAATACTGCCAAATCAAAAGAGAAGAAAGCTCTGAGGAAATTCCAATCCGAATGAATCCAGATCAATTTGCTTTGCTGCTTTCAAATATTCTTCTAAATGCTGCAGATGCCACAAACAATATCGGAACAATAGAAATTGAAACCTATCAAGATCAAAAAAATTCTCATTTAATAGTATCCGATGATGGCGATGGTATGTCTCCTGAAACCTTAGAAAAAATTTATGAACCTTATTACACAACCAAAGAGCTAGGTAAAGGTACGGGACTTGGAATGTTTGTCGTAAAACAAATCGTTGATAACTTCGAAATTCGTTTAGAAATTCAATCATTCGCCGGAAAAGGGTCCAAATTTCATTTTATTTTTCCCAAGGTTTCGGAAAGATAG
- a CDS encoding ATP-binding protein, whose translation MLNSKIERLSQLLSHSQIGLIFVDLKSNQILYINETTVERLELKNSNSLELQNLFCDHELLISEIKTHPQSKSEYKWFVKNQKPERIAVSVHFSSLTEFFDSDTEIYAIKINWNHEFASKHSEIIEDLEIPFLQTDLDGNLLYANAKLIEFFQLSINQIHSYNVFDVLSLPEDFKREFLIQNTKRILQFQPHFGEMITFQLQSYITAEKGKPKGITVLLLSLSALQNAERIVKYGEDKLRTFFATMNNGFVIINQEAKILEIAPIFKFLLFQVFALEVGEDIFHFFDEKKKSKLMEILLFVVTNQTVEKAEFDYVLLGEERTFEIRFIPVRRYDQEDKKIMLVFSDITEAKRMDRQLIESMKFASIGEIAAGLAHEINNPLQSALLYLDDLITVDETDPNERRNILKKIESANLRIRDLVKALLDLGRMESPNRDFVSPYYILVRTSELVEVSCRKKNINFTRHAGPNLPGIFVRWQEIEQVLINCVVNSINALSEMETARQFPKIELGIDLVKNQKKEWVVFSVEDNGPGIDDDTLEKVFLPLFTTRRNKQGTGLGLSISKKIIAEHGGEIYIKTKEGTGTKVEIYLPAHTDENG comes from the coding sequence ATGTTGAATTCAAAAATTGAAAGACTATCGCAGCTTCTCTCCCATTCCCAGATTGGATTAATTTTCGTCGATCTTAAATCCAATCAAATCCTTTATATCAATGAGACCACGGTCGAACGATTGGAACTTAAAAATTCAAATTCTTTGGAACTCCAAAATCTCTTTTGTGATCACGAACTTTTAATTTCAGAAATCAAAACACACCCACAATCCAAAAGTGAATACAAATGGTTCGTAAAAAATCAAAAACCCGAAAGGATAGCCGTTTCTGTACATTTTTCCTCGCTAACAGAGTTCTTTGATTCGGATACAGAAATTTATGCAATTAAAATCAATTGGAATCATGAGTTTGCATCTAAACATTCAGAAATCATTGAAGATTTAGAGATTCCATTCCTTCAGACTGACTTGGATGGAAATTTACTATATGCCAATGCAAAATTGATAGAATTTTTCCAATTATCAATCAATCAGATACATTCATATAATGTATTTGATGTTCTTTCCTTACCAGAAGATTTCAAAAGAGAATTTTTGATTCAAAACACAAAACGGATTCTTCAATTCCAACCTCATTTTGGAGAAATGATAACTTTCCAATTGCAAAGTTATATTACTGCAGAAAAAGGAAAACCCAAAGGTATTACCGTACTCCTTCTTAGTCTTTCTGCTTTGCAGAATGCTGAAAGAATTGTTAAATATGGTGAAGATAAGCTAAGAACATTCTTTGCAACCATGAACAATGGATTTGTGATCATCAACCAAGAAGCTAAAATTTTAGAAATTGCTCCTATTTTTAAGTTTTTATTATTTCAAGTTTTTGCTTTAGAAGTTGGTGAAGATATTTTCCATTTCTTTGATGAAAAAAAGAAATCCAAATTAATGGAAATATTACTCTTTGTAGTTACAAATCAAACCGTCGAAAAAGCAGAATTCGATTACGTTCTTTTAGGTGAAGAGCGAACATTCGAAATTCGGTTTATTCCAGTTAGGCGATATGATCAAGAAGATAAAAAAATTATGTTGGTGTTCTCAGATATCACAGAAGCTAAACGAATGGATCGGCAGTTGATTGAGTCCATGAAATTCGCAAGTATCGGTGAAATTGCAGCTGGACTCGCCCACGAAATTAACAATCCACTCCAAAGTGCCCTATTGTATTTAGATGATTTGATTACAGTAGATGAGACGGACCCAAATGAACGGAGGAATATTTTAAAAAAAATCGAATCGGCAAATTTGCGAATTCGTGATTTGGTAAAGGCATTGCTTGATTTAGGGAGGATGGAAAGTCCCAATCGAGATTTCGTTTCCCCATATTATATTTTGGTTCGAACGAGCGAACTTGTTGAGGTCAGTTGTCGAAAGAAAAATATCAATTTCACAAGGCACGCCGGACCAAATTTGCCAGGAATTTTTGTTCGATGGCAAGAAATTGAACAAGTATTAATTAATTGTGTGGTAAACTCCATCAATGCCCTTTCTGAAATGGAGACCGCAAGACAATTTCCGAAAATTGAATTGGGAATTGATTTAGTTAAAAATCAAAAAAAAGAATGGGTTGTGTTTTCAGTAGAAGACAATGGGCCTGGGATCGATGATGATACTTTAGAAAAAGTTTTTTTACCTCTATTCACAACAAGGCGAAATAAACAAGGAACTGGTTTGGGGCTTTCTATTTCCAAAAAAATCATCGCTGAACATGGCGGGGAGATCTATATTAAAACAAAGGAAGGAACAGGAACTAAAGTAGAGATATACTTGCCTGCTCATACAGACGAAAATGGATAA
- a CDS encoding alpha/beta fold hydrolase, whose protein sequence is MKNMGGIPCFVDMGGHKIFYWKFGNGNQKPIVFLHGLLDESFGFRRVIKELLNDGYPLYVFDLPGYGKSKLPLVKYLYQIDVWADLLLECFQKLELKDICLVGHSMGGLTSQHLVLHDIQKRVKKLILLAPGGISHPEREKMRKILFPKTEKQVILLLRYLYGEEFPEPGYLFRHTLVTIWNEKPNEYLQENTLRREDEIFFDSKMKGIQIPTLILAGAEDEITPPFMMKKMKSYIKKSKIVWIPKVRHAIHLEKPDIVANNIRIFYNS, encoded by the coding sequence ATGAAAAATATGGGCGGAATTCCCTGTTTCGTTGATATGGGCGGACATAAGATCTTTTATTGGAAATTTGGAAATGGCAACCAAAAACCAATTGTTTTTTTACATGGTTTACTCGATGAAAGTTTTGGTTTCCGCAGAGTCATAAAAGAACTGTTAAATGATGGATATCCACTTTACGTGTTTGATTTGCCCGGTTATGGAAAAAGTAAATTACCTTTAGTGAAATATTTGTACCAAATTGATGTTTGGGCAGACTTACTTCTTGAGTGTTTTCAAAAATTAGAACTAAAGGATATTTGTTTAGTAGGACATTCTATGGGAGGCCTTACCTCTCAACATTTAGTATTACATGATATTCAAAAAAGAGTAAAGAAATTAATACTTTTGGCTCCTGGCGGAATTTCGCATCCAGAACGAGAAAAAATGCGTAAAATTCTTTTTCCTAAAACAGAAAAACAAGTGATCCTTTTATTGAGATACTTGTATGGAGAAGAATTTCCCGAACCAGGATATTTGTTTCGCCATACGCTTGTTACCATCTGGAATGAAAAGCCAAATGAGTATTTACAGGAAAATACCTTACGGCGAGAAGATGAGATTTTTTTTGATTCCAAAATGAAAGGAATTCAAATTCCGACATTGATTTTAGCTGGAGCAGAAGATGAAATCACCCCGCCATTTATGATGAAAAAAATGAAATCTTATATTAAAAAAAGTAAAATAGTTTGGATCCCAAAGGTTAGGCACGCAATCCATTTGGAAAAACCAGACATAGTCGCAAATAATATCAGAATATTCTATAATTCTTAA
- a CDS encoding ferredoxin — MADKSIKQPENVPGKYYVDQTCVPCNDCIKEAPNLLEYSADESHIFVKKQPSNPNEEKQAKAAMAMCPVDAIGDDGE; from the coding sequence ATGGCTGATAAAAGTATCAAACAACCCGAAAATGTCCCAGGAAAATACTATGTCGATCAGACCTGTGTGCCTTGTAACGACTGTATTAAGGAAGCCCCTAACCTTTTGGAGTATAGTGCCGACGAAAGTCACATTTTTGTCAAAAAACAACCATCTAACCCAAATGAAGAAAAACAGGCAAAAGCTGCAATGGCAATGTGTCCTGTTGACGCAATTGGGGACGATGGAGAATAA
- a CDS encoding response regulator, whose amino-acid sequence MTKKNILIVEDEPFLGLNIKQKIESFGFHVIAVVPSGDEAFQIVSEKVPDLILMDINLEGSLDGIDTAESLREQFSVPVLFLTGFLDDAAKHRINQNPSYAYLMKPFTTDQLKEAVSGFAV is encoded by the coding sequence ATGACGAAAAAGAACATCCTCATCGTCGAGGATGAACCCTTCCTCGGACTCAATATCAAACAGAAAATCGAATCCTTTGGTTTTCATGTGATTGCAGTCGTACCTTCCGGGGATGAGGCCTTTCAAATAGTTTCGGAAAAAGTTCCGGATCTGATCCTGATGGATATCAATCTGGAAGGGTCATTGGATGGAATTGACACAGCCGAATCATTGAGAGAACAATTCTCCGTCCCGGTTTTATTTTTAACAGGGTTTTTAGATGATGCTGCAAAACATAGAATCAATCAGAACCCGTCTTACGCATACTTGATGAAACCATTTACAACTGACCAATTAAAAGAAGCTGTATCCGGTTTTGCTGTTTAA
- a CDS encoding TlyA family RNA methyltransferase, translated as MPKEKIRLDEYLVREGYAIDLKFAQSLVLSGSVLVNDVVVSKVGTNISPKDNVRTKEKIKTYVSRGAYKLLGAFNSFLDVNVQNKTCIDLGSSTGGFCQVLLEKGASHVIAVDVGYGQLAQKIANDPKVKVFDRTHLKDLTITQLEPLTPETWITMDLSFISLVPVFGSLLTLFQTSPQIVWQGISLFKPQFEVHPSQLDRGVLKDSHKIGYTIRSVWHKIKSLDSRLKFLGLAESPIQGADGNREFLIRWEWKG; from the coding sequence TTGCCGAAAGAAAAAATTAGACTGGATGAATACCTTGTTCGTGAAGGTTATGCGATTGACTTAAAATTTGCGCAATCGTTGGTTCTCTCTGGCTCTGTCCTTGTAAATGATGTAGTGGTTTCCAAAGTCGGAACCAACATATCACCGAAAGACAATGTTCGTACCAAAGAAAAAATAAAAACTTATGTATCCCGAGGTGCATACAAACTTCTCGGTGCTTTCAATTCCTTTTTGGATGTTAATGTCCAAAACAAAACCTGTATAGATTTGGGTTCCTCAACCGGCGGTTTTTGTCAGGTGCTTTTAGAAAAAGGGGCCTCTCATGTCATCGCAGTGGATGTTGGGTATGGGCAATTGGCACAAAAAATTGCTAATGATCCTAAAGTCAAAGTCTTTGACCGCACCCATTTGAAAGACCTTACCATAACGCAGTTGGAACCTCTGACACCAGAAACTTGGATCACGATGGATTTGAGTTTTATATCACTTGTTCCCGTTTTCGGATCTCTTCTCACTTTATTTCAAACTAGTCCTCAGATTGTTTGGCAAGGAATTTCTTTATTCAAACCACAGTTTGAAGTCCACCCATCCCAATTAGATCGTGGAGTTCTCAAAGATTCGCATAAGATCGGCTATACGATACGTTCCGTATGGCATAAAATAAAGAGCTTAGATTCTAGGCTAAAATTTTTAGGACTAGCGGAATCTCCCATCCAAGGTGCGGATGGGAATCGCGAATTCCTGATTCGATGGGAATGGAAAGGATAG